From the Aquitalea magnusonii genome, one window contains:
- a CDS encoding PAAR domain-containing protein codes for MKRLIAVDGDKTTAGGTVHASGPGLIHGKKMAYENDPVSCPACGSTGQIICVGERHRLLSHGKRIALQDDECNCRCQPKPRLVVVGHANAHG; via the coding sequence ATGAAACGCTTAATTGCAGTAGACGGTGACAAAACCACGGCAGGCGGCACGGTGCATGCTTCCGGCCCCGGCCTGATTCATGGCAAAAAAATGGCTTATGAAAATGACCCGGTCAGCTGCCCTGCATGTGGCAGCACCGGTCAGATTATTTGTGTAGGTGAGCGCCACCGCCTGTTGAGCCATGGCAAACGTATTGCTCTGCAGGATGATGAGTGCAACTGCCGCTGCCAACCCAAGCCTCGTCTTGTTGTGGTTGGACATGCCAATGCCCATGGTTGA
- a CDS encoding ImcF-related family protein codes for MNSSLLQPTGKLRIWAVVLALSLMLLCMALLLIANLYLGGFYTKQPERLVWSIGLCIALLSLPSVVVYLWIKQAERQAIPSEHLSGRTAADAFAPPDVKAWLSPRQYMQQRYPGKWRAIKPWVGVLHTAQTDVSDPRTSDASIHAAWQDTESVFYVKPDYGMKDRALQGLRGRWRPPLDGVMLVAPTLPDVGSPALQQLLDFNQRSGWRLPLCLALSGWTVPADGVVCQIRDASNTEAITRDLQQLAWQLAVQGQADVLQQSSDNQRLALSAALDQPGIIEQLTQQLHAISQQLPPGQPLVQLGWVAEGAAVLPTAEARSWQQYSPRRHRLSHSDKAGWAVTAMAGLLLLGVALSFQHNFQLIQQAKQQRQALQQATSLSVALPALATVQQQISQLQQTQRQGLPWWWRLGLNQLPAVQQALLDGYGQAARRWLVEPVRQNLRQVLLALNELPLTSSDNAMLQRAQQQGYASLKAYLMLDQPARAQPAFLTAQLQQADGLAQGRRAALLGFYSQQLPTQAGWRLPADPALVAAARQTLLSLNGIEHDDATLYQTILTQAAAKYPPRSAASLLPGVDSRGLFNLPGVLSGVYTREAWEGYLKEAFEQADPKQGSEAGWVLGVTSSKSEGPVLPQRLRQRYFADYAAAWQAFLNRLHWQNTTSLAAASEQLNAYADPQRSPLQALMAMLQYQGRAGAAEKSLAGNLLDKTRQLVGKTTTSAQQTATDPLTAAFGPLLALSVPPDGNNAGNTTPASSVSLTRYLETLTAVRLKLQQLAASPNPDAAARQLAQALFQGRQNEISDGQKYAALLAASLGQEWAGFAQQAFVSPLDEAGAVVLLPAAADINALWRRSIVLPWGSEMSGRYPFNSTDNDAAIPALGRYLAPLQGEIARFLQQTLGGALVQEGDQWLPSPNLANAAPFDAAFLNAVNSLSRLASRWFAEGDAGYSFELQPVAMPGLVRTELTVDGQTVSYFNQQASWNALRWPGHAQQPGSQLVWESLQAGSRQTLAFNGRWAFIRLLEQAKVEQLDKARYQLDFALPDGLTARYILRTSAADGPLALLKLRQFSLPERVFVLPGTQAQSPAKAAN; via the coding sequence ATGAACTCTTCCCTGCTGCAACCGACAGGAAAATTGCGTATCTGGGCCGTTGTGCTGGCACTGTCGCTGATGCTGTTATGCATGGCCTTGTTACTGATTGCCAATCTGTACCTGGGTGGTTTTTATACCAAGCAACCAGAGCGTCTAGTCTGGAGCATCGGCCTGTGTATTGCGCTACTGAGTCTGCCAAGTGTGGTGGTTTATCTGTGGATCAAACAGGCAGAACGTCAGGCCATCCCATCCGAGCACTTAAGCGGCAGAACAGCAGCAGATGCATTTGCACCCCCTGACGTCAAAGCCTGGCTGAGTCCTCGTCAATACATGCAGCAACGCTATCCCGGCAAATGGCGAGCCATCAAACCTTGGGTGGGCGTGTTACATACCGCACAAACCGACGTATCGGACCCGCGGACAAGCGATGCCAGTATCCACGCAGCCTGGCAGGACACGGAAAGCGTGTTTTATGTCAAACCTGATTACGGTATGAAAGACCGGGCGCTGCAAGGCCTGCGTGGCCGCTGGCGTCCGCCGCTGGACGGCGTGATGCTGGTGGCACCCACGCTACCTGACGTGGGCAGCCCGGCGCTGCAACAGTTGCTGGATTTCAACCAGCGCAGTGGCTGGCGGCTGCCGCTGTGCCTGGCCTTGAGCGGCTGGACCGTACCGGCTGACGGGGTGGTGTGTCAGATAAGGGATGCCAGTAATACGGAGGCCATCACCCGCGATTTGCAGCAACTGGCCTGGCAGTTGGCGGTGCAGGGACAGGCTGATGTGCTACAGCAGTCGTCGGATAATCAGCGCCTGGCGCTGTCGGCGGCACTGGACCAGCCTGGCATCATCGAACAATTGACACAGCAATTGCACGCCATCAGCCAACAATTACCGCCGGGGCAGCCGCTGGTACAGCTAGGCTGGGTGGCGGAGGGGGCGGCGGTACTCCCCACTGCCGAGGCACGCTCCTGGCAGCAGTATTCACCACGTCGGCACCGGCTGTCGCACAGCGACAAGGCGGGCTGGGCGGTCACGGCCATGGCAGGCTTGCTGTTATTAGGGGTGGCGCTGTCCTTTCAGCACAATTTCCAGCTGATCCAGCAGGCAAAACAACAACGGCAGGCGCTGCAACAGGCCACATCGCTGAGCGTGGCCCTGCCCGCGCTGGCTACGGTGCAACAGCAGATCAGTCAATTGCAGCAGACACAGCGCCAGGGTTTGCCGTGGTGGTGGCGTTTGGGCTTGAACCAGCTCCCTGCTGTTCAGCAGGCCTTGCTGGATGGCTATGGCCAGGCGGCACGGCGCTGGCTGGTGGAACCGGTTCGGCAAAATCTGCGTCAGGTGTTACTGGCCTTGAATGAGCTGCCCTTGACCAGCAGCGACAATGCCATGCTGCAACGGGCACAGCAGCAGGGCTATGCCAGCCTGAAGGCTTACCTGATGCTGGACCAGCCGGCACGGGCGCAGCCGGCCTTTTTGACCGCACAACTACAACAAGCGGATGGCCTGGCGCAGGGGCGGCGTGCCGCCCTGCTGGGCTTCTACAGCCAGCAACTCCCCACGCAAGCGGGCTGGCGTTTGCCGGCTGATCCGGCACTGGTGGCAGCGGCGCGCCAAACCTTGTTATCGCTCAATGGCATCGAACATGATGATGCCACGCTGTACCAAACCATCTTGACGCAGGCAGCCGCCAAGTATCCGCCACGCAGTGCCGCCAGCCTGCTGCCGGGCGTGGACAGCCGCGGCTTGTTTAACCTGCCGGGCGTCCTGTCAGGGGTGTATACCCGCGAAGCATGGGAAGGCTATCTGAAGGAGGCTTTCGAGCAGGCCGACCCCAAACAGGGTAGCGAGGCTGGCTGGGTGTTGGGCGTTACCAGCAGCAAAAGCGAGGGGCCGGTGCTGCCACAGCGGCTACGTCAGCGCTACTTTGCCGATTATGCCGCCGCCTGGCAGGCCTTTCTTAACCGGCTGCACTGGCAAAACACCACATCGCTGGCCGCCGCCAGCGAGCAGTTGAATGCCTATGCCGATCCGCAACGCTCGCCGCTGCAAGCCTTGATGGCCATGTTGCAATATCAGGGCCGCGCCGGTGCGGCAGAGAAATCACTGGCGGGCAATCTGCTGGACAAAACCCGCCAGTTGGTGGGCAAAACCACAACAAGCGCGCAACAGACCGCCACCGACCCACTGACCGCCGCCTTTGGCCCCTTGCTGGCGCTTAGCGTACCGCCAGATGGCAATAACGCTGGCAATACCACCCCGGCCAGCAGTGTCAGCCTGACCCGCTATCTGGAAACCCTCACCGCAGTACGGCTGAAACTGCAACAACTGGCCGCCAGCCCCAATCCGGATGCGGCAGCCCGCCAACTGGCGCAGGCCCTGTTTCAAGGACGGCAGAATGAAATCAGCGACGGGCAGAAATACGCCGCCCTGCTGGCCGCCAGCCTGGGACAGGAATGGGCGGGGTTTGCCCAGCAAGCCTTTGTCAGCCCGCTGGATGAGGCCGGTGCCGTGGTGCTGTTACCTGCGGCGGCAGACATCAATGCGCTGTGGCGGCGCAGCATCGTACTGCCTTGGGGCAGCGAGATGAGCGGGCGCTATCCCTTCAACAGCACCGATAATGATGCCGCCATCCCCGCCCTTGGCCGTTATCTGGCCCCGCTGCAGGGTGAAATTGCCCGTTTCTTGCAGCAAACCCTGGGTGGCGCGCTGGTACAGGAAGGCGACCAATGGCTGCCCAGCCCCAACCTGGCCAATGCCGCGCCGTTTGATGCCGCCTTCCTCAATGCCGTCAACAGCCTCAGCCGGCTGGCCAGCCGCTGGTTTGCCGAAGGCGATGCTGGCTACAGCTTTGAACTGCAGCCGGTGGCAATGCCTGGCTTGGTACGCACTGAATTGACGGTGGATGGGCAAACCGTCAGCTATTTCAACCAGCAAGCAAGTTGGAACGCACTACGCTGGCCAGGTCATGCGCAGCAGCCGGGCAGCCAACTGGTGTGGGAATCACTGCAGGCCGGGAGCCGCCAAACGCTGGCATTTAACGGACGCTGGGCGTTTATCCGTCTGCTGGAGCAGGCCAAGGTGGAGCAACTGGACAAGGCGCGCTACCAACTGGACTTTGCCCTGCCCGATGGGCTGACTGCGCGCTACATCCTGCGCACCAGCGCAGCAGATGGCCCGCTGGCCTTGCTCAAGCTGCGCCAGTTCAGCCTGCCGGAGCGGGTGTTTGTGTTACCAGGCACCCAGGCCCAGTCACCGGCCAAGGCGGCTAACTAA
- a CDS encoding SDR family oxidoreductase, with product MARTLLITGASRGIGAATAVQAAAAGWQVALNYRQDEAGARQVVARIRAAGGVAQAFQADVAEEAHIMRLFADVTAQFGPLYGLVNNAGSTAPMGRLQDFSAARIQHMLQLNVAGPMLCCREAVRRMSTVTGGQGGVIVNVSSAASRLGSAGEYVDYAACKGAIDTLTLGLAREVATAGIRVNAVRPGLIATGIHAISGEPGRVARLAPGVPMQRGGLPEEVAAAIVWLLSDAASFCTGSILDVSGGR from the coding sequence GTGGCCCGCACCCTGCTGATTACCGGTGCCTCCCGCGGCATTGGCGCGGCTACTGCCGTGCAGGCCGCTGCGGCTGGCTGGCAGGTGGCGCTGAACTACCGGCAGGATGAGGCCGGTGCCAGGCAGGTGGTGGCCCGCATCCGTGCGGCGGGTGGGGTGGCACAGGCATTTCAGGCCGATGTGGCTGAAGAAGCGCACATCATGCGGCTATTTGCCGATGTGACCGCACAGTTTGGCCCGCTGTATGGTTTGGTCAACAATGCCGGCAGTACCGCGCCCATGGGCCGCTTGCAGGACTTCAGCGCCGCGCGCATCCAGCACATGCTGCAACTGAATGTGGCCGGCCCCATGCTGTGCTGTCGCGAGGCGGTACGCCGCATGTCTACCGTGACAGGCGGGCAGGGCGGAGTCATCGTCAATGTTTCTTCCGCCGCCTCCCGGCTGGGAAGTGCCGGTGAGTATGTCGATTACGCCGCCTGCAAGGGGGCCATCGACACCCTTACCCTGGGTTTGGCCCGCGAAGTGGCCACCGCGGGCATTCGCGTCAACGCGGTCCGTCCCGGACTGATAGCAACCGGCATCCATGCCATCAGCGGCGAACCAGGCCGGGTGGCCCGGCTGGCACCGGGGGTGCCCATGCAGCGTGGCGGTTTGCCCGAGGAAGTAGCCGCCGCCATTGTGTGGCTGCTGTCCGATGCCGCCAGCTTTTGCACTGGCAGCATCCTGGATGTCTCAGGCGGGCGTTAG
- a CDS encoding prephenate dehydrogenase yields the protein MQQGITTLVVVGVGLIGGSFALSLKRAGKVQHVIGVGRTLENLTRALELGVVDEISQDLAAVAGRADMVLLACPVGQMGRMMQAMAAHLQPHAIVTDAGSTKGDVAQLFAQYLPQQLACCVPAHPIAGSDLSGAAAAQYGLYEKRKVVLTPLPQTTIAACDKVAELWQACGAVIHRMRPEEHDSVFATVSHLPHLLAFAYVGMVAGKEDASRCFDFAATGFRDFTRIAGSHPEMWKDITLANRSALLDELERYRLALAALTEQVKAADEAGLAATFETARAARVGWYQRFLREGQT from the coding sequence GTGCAGCAGGGGATTACCACCTTGGTGGTGGTTGGCGTCGGTCTGATCGGTGGCTCGTTTGCCTTGTCGCTCAAACGCGCAGGCAAGGTGCAGCACGTGATCGGCGTTGGTCGCACACTGGAAAACCTCACCCGCGCGCTGGAACTGGGCGTGGTGGATGAAATCAGCCAGGACCTGGCCGCGGTGGCCGGCCGGGCCGATATGGTATTGCTGGCCTGCCCGGTGGGGCAGATGGGCAGGATGATGCAGGCCATGGCAGCGCATTTGCAGCCGCATGCCATCGTGACCGATGCCGGCAGCACCAAGGGTGATGTGGCACAGTTGTTTGCCCAATACCTGCCGCAGCAGTTGGCCTGCTGCGTACCGGCTCACCCCATTGCCGGCTCTGATTTGTCCGGTGCCGCCGCGGCGCAATACGGCCTGTATGAAAAGCGCAAGGTGGTGCTCACCCCCTTGCCGCAAACCACCATCGCAGCCTGCGACAAGGTGGCCGAGCTGTGGCAGGCCTGTGGTGCCGTCATTCACCGCATGCGGCCCGAAGAACACGACAGCGTGTTTGCCACCGTCAGCCATCTGCCTCATTTGCTGGCCTTTGCCTATGTCGGCATGGTGGCCGGCAAGGAAGATGCCAGCCGCTGCTTTGATTTTGCCGCCACCGGCTTTCGCGACTTCACCCGCATTGCCGGCAGCCATCCGGAAATGTGGAAGGACATCACCCTGGCCAATCGCAGCGCTTTGCTGGACGAATTGGAGCGATACCGCCTGGCGCTGGCGGCGCTGACCGAGCAGGTCAAGGCTGCCGACGAGGCTGGTCTTGCCGCCACCTTTGAAACCGCCCGCGCCGCCCGCGTGGGCTGGTATCAGCGCTTTTTGCGTGAAGGGCAGACCTGA
- a CDS encoding DUF4936 family protein, which produces MISDFALLQSLQTIEESQPMSCELYVYYKICPEQAPLLLPRLRQMQAGLSAHGVQASLLCRQDEAQQDGLHTWMEVYRQVSDARMFTRQLQQALCDCGLDQVLTARHAEWFVPVAGEERQSRRRE; this is translated from the coding sequence ATGATAAGCGATTTTGCGCTGCTGCAAAGCCTGCAAACTATAGAAGAGAGCCAGCCCATGTCCTGCGAGCTGTATGTGTATTACAAGATATGCCCGGAACAGGCCCCCCTGCTATTGCCGCGCTTGCGCCAGATGCAAGCCGGGCTGAGCGCGCATGGCGTGCAAGCCAGCCTGCTGTGCAGACAGGATGAAGCACAGCAGGATGGCCTGCATACCTGGATGGAAGTGTATCGACAGGTGAGTGATGCCCGGATGTTTACCCGCCAGCTACAACAGGCGCTGTGCGACTGCGGGCTGGATCAGGTTTTGACTGCGCGGCATGCGGAGTGGTTTGTGCCTGTGGCTGGAGAAGAGCGCCAGTCGCGGCGCAGAGAATGA
- a CDS encoding EAL domain-containing protein, translating into MVAASLLEQLACQQPAALAPIERDLAFINQLLNAHQFEQHPLSLQAGRVRGRHEEWRFRSVFQPIYALENGSTRLWSVEALARVTDSFGGQLIPTVLFAAETSPRRSVFLDRQLRCLHLLNFLLQHPAPDLVLSLNVNAQHLVNVSEAHGQFFAEVLQHLNIPANRICLEVVEDAVSDPLRLLEAVQRYRSLGFRIALDDFGQGASNLERVWLLEPDYVKLDKVLMRHALMRPSVRDKLAKLVDILHLHGARVVGEGIESTMQLDIARAAGCDFVQGFHLARPAELLSQPA; encoded by the coding sequence ATGGTGGCAGCCAGCCTGCTGGAACAGCTTGCCTGTCAACAGCCCGCCGCACTGGCACCTATCGAACGCGACCTGGCTTTCATCAACCAGCTACTGAACGCACACCAGTTTGAGCAGCATCCGCTCAGCCTGCAGGCCGGTCGCGTGCGGGGTCGCCATGAAGAATGGCGTTTCCGTTCGGTGTTCCAGCCCATTTATGCGCTGGAGAACGGTAGCACCCGGCTGTGGTCGGTGGAGGCGCTGGCACGGGTGACCGACAGTTTTGGCGGTCAGTTAATCCCCACCGTGCTGTTTGCCGCCGAAACCTCACCACGGCGCTCGGTGTTTCTCGACCGCCAACTGCGCTGTCTGCACCTGCTCAATTTCCTGCTGCAACATCCGGCACCGGATCTGGTGTTATCGCTCAATGTGAATGCCCAGCATCTGGTGAATGTCAGCGAGGCGCACGGCCAGTTTTTTGCCGAGGTGCTGCAGCATCTGAATATTCCGGCCAACCGTATCTGCCTGGAAGTGGTGGAAGACGCCGTCAGCGATCCGCTGCGCCTGCTGGAAGCAGTGCAGCGCTATCGCAGCCTGGGTTTCCGTATTGCGCTGGACGACTTTGGCCAGGGCGCATCCAATCTGGAGCGGGTATGGCTGCTGGAACCGGATTACGTCAAGCTGGACAAGGTGTTGATGCGCCACGCGCTGATGCGCCCCAGCGTGCGCGACAAGCTGGCCAAGCTGGTGGACATCCTGCACCTGCACGGGGCGCGGGTGGTGGGCGAAGGGATAGAAAGCACCATGCAGCTGGACATCGCCCGTGCCGCTGGCTGTGATTTCGTGCAGGGCTTTCATCTGGCCAGACCGGCCGAACTGCTCAGCCAGCCTGCCTGA
- the pabC gene encoding aminodeoxychorismate lyase — translation MAMLINGQPGEQISALDRGLAYGDGIYRTMEIRAGQPRLWAWQYRRLVADARRLRLPLPDEALLLDEIGQLADGLEQGVAKIVLTRGVGARGYAMPADCKATRMVSVTAWAGYPPERARDGVHVRWCDTRLACQPLLAGIKHLNRLENVLARSEWSDPDIHEGLMLDTRGLLVEATMSNVYLVSGQQIITPKLDQNGVQGMLRDWLFVHARQLGYQLEEAEIIPARLLQAEQVFLSNSLIGLWPVASIDGQALPQQHACCARLQALLALQR, via the coding sequence ATGGCCATGCTGATCAACGGCCAGCCGGGCGAGCAGATTTCCGCACTGGATCGCGGCCTCGCCTATGGCGACGGCATCTACCGCACCATGGAAATCCGTGCTGGCCAGCCCCGCTTGTGGGCCTGGCAATACCGGCGGCTGGTGGCGGATGCCCGCCGCTTGAGGCTGCCGCTGCCGGATGAGGCCCTGCTGCTGGATGAGATCGGCCAACTGGCCGACGGCCTCGAGCAGGGCGTGGCCAAGATTGTGCTCACCCGCGGTGTGGGTGCGCGTGGCTATGCGATGCCTGCCGATTGCAAGGCCACCCGCATGGTGTCTGTCACTGCCTGGGCCGGCTATCCGCCCGAGCGTGCCCGTGACGGGGTGCATGTACGCTGGTGTGACACCCGGCTGGCCTGTCAGCCTCTGCTGGCCGGCATCAAGCACCTGAACCGGCTGGAGAATGTGCTGGCCCGCTCGGAATGGTCTGACCCGGACATTCACGAAGGCCTGATGCTGGACACGCGCGGCCTGCTGGTGGAGGCCACCATGAGCAATGTCTACCTGGTGAGCGGGCAGCAGATCATCACCCCGAAACTGGATCAGAACGGCGTGCAAGGCATGCTGCGCGACTGGTTGTTTGTCCATGCGCGGCAACTGGGCTATCAGCTTGAAGAGGCGGAGATTATCCCGGCCCGGTTATTGCAAGCCGAGCAGGTATTCCTATCCAATAGTCTGATCGGCCTGTGGCCGGTGGCCAGTATTGATGGCCAAGCACTGCCGCAGCAGCATGCCTGCTGCGCCCGGTTGCAAGCGCTGCTGGCACTGCAGCGCTAA
- a CDS encoding aminodeoxychorismate synthase component I, which translates to MFTERLDFLPDLLALHAAHRAEFPFLLMSSGDQGWDMLFAAESTTLYHGGEGEAFVEALRGFQPQAVDNPHGLPFVGGYFLYLGYDLLSQFEAKVDEALPDSFPLAAMARVPAALLINRREQSAWLVAETAAQLQHLQQLVHGIAPFNPHPVSLQSLQEDPPQWYTDAVLRLKQYIYEGDVFQVNISRGWRAELGPEVAAPDLFAALRRANPAPFSALADFGSAQIVSSSPERLVRVRDGWADTRPIAGTHPRSPDPTEDAALKQRLISSIKERAEHVMLIDLERNDLGRISQPGTVEVNELMAVESYAYVHHIESNIRGRLRAEITPADTIRALFPGGTITGCPKVRTMQIIRELENSARRAYTGSLGYLNRDGSMDLNILIRTFMQEGQQLRFRAGGGIVADSDPERELQETRHKARGLLRALGVEQA; encoded by the coding sequence ATGTTTACCGAACGACTCGACTTCCTTCCCGACCTGCTGGCCCTGCATGCCGCCCATCGTGCGGAATTCCCCTTTCTGCTGATGTCTTCTGGCGATCAGGGCTGGGACATGCTGTTTGCCGCAGAAAGCACCACCCTGTATCACGGCGGGGAAGGGGAGGCTTTTGTCGAGGCCTTGCGCGGTTTCCAGCCGCAGGCGGTGGATAACCCGCATGGCCTGCCCTTTGTTGGCGGCTATTTCCTCTATCTGGGCTACGACTTGCTGTCGCAGTTTGAAGCCAAGGTGGACGAGGCACTGCCGGACAGCTTTCCGCTGGCGGCCATGGCGCGGGTTCCGGCGGCACTCTTGATCAACCGGCGCGAGCAAAGCGCCTGGCTGGTGGCAGAAACCGCCGCGCAGCTACAGCACCTGCAACAACTGGTACACGGCATTGCGCCATTCAACCCTCATCCGGTCAGCTTGCAATCGCTGCAGGAAGACCCGCCGCAGTGGTATACCGATGCCGTGCTAAGGCTGAAGCAGTACATCTATGAAGGGGATGTGTTCCAGGTGAACATTTCACGCGGCTGGCGCGCCGAACTGGGGCCGGAAGTGGCCGCCCCCGACCTGTTTGCCGCCCTGCGCCGTGCCAACCCGGCGCCGTTTTCCGCGCTGGCCGATTTTGGCAGCGCGCAGATTGTCAGCTCCTCGCCCGAGCGCCTGGTGCGGGTGCGCGATGGCTGGGCCGACACCCGGCCGATTGCCGGCACCCACCCGCGCTCGCCCGACCCGACCGAAGATGCCGCACTCAAGCAGCGGCTGATTTCCAGTATCAAGGAGCGGGCCGAGCACGTGATGCTGATCGACCTGGAACGCAACGATCTGGGGCGTATCAGCCAGCCCGGCACGGTGGAAGTGAACGAGCTGATGGCGGTGGAAAGCTATGCCTACGTCCACCACATCGAATCCAATATCCGTGGTCGCTTGCGCGCGGAAATCACCCCCGCCGACACCATCCGCGCGCTGTTCCCCGGCGGCACCATCACCGGCTGCCCCAAGGTGCGCACCATGCAGATCATCCGCGAGCTGGAAAACAGCGCGCGCCGTGCCTATACCGGCAGCCTGGGCTATCTCAACCGTGATGGCAGCATGGACCTGAATATCCTGATCCGCACTTTCATGCAGGAAGGGCAGCAACTGCGCTTCCGTGCCGGTGGCGGTATCGTGGCGGATTCGGACCCGGAACGCGAATTGCAGGAAACCCGCCACAAGGCTCGCGGCCTGCTGCGTGCGCTGGGGGTGGAGCAAGCCTGA